A genome region from Melospiza melodia melodia isolate bMelMel2 chromosome 28, bMelMel2.pri, whole genome shotgun sequence includes the following:
- the LOC134430182 gene encoding uncharacterized protein LOC134430182, with amino-acid sequence MLGAPRGVLEPLLLSGLSSAAGSLISPPSTADFHSQVKSELISSCCTKGDSLTLGLSPVPGCVWPAAALPRAPHTIPSWNRLPLRCCAQEEGKDRAVVPAVQPERRRGGHDAAARGALDGGGAGGGAQGQPAPGPPAPPAAAGAVHRQPRLRGLQRPLRALGPPALRQGGDGALGCSGACRVRWEALAAPAEKEGERDVFGFLALPKALRAAKASLV; translated from the exons ATGCTGGGGG CTCCCCGTGGGGTTTTGGAGCcactgctgctctcagggctCTCCAGCGCTGCTGGCAGCCTGATCTCCCCCCCCTCCACTGCTGATTTCCACAGCCAGGTGAAATCTGAGCTGATTTCATCCTGCTGCACAAAGGGGGACTCACTCACCCTTGGCCTTTCCCCCGTGccaggctgtgtgtggccagcagcagccctgcccagagccccccacaccattcccagctggaatcgACTCCCGCTCCGCTGCTGTGCTCAGGAGGAAGGCAAAGATCGAGCTG TCGTACCAGCAGTTCAGCCTGAGCGTCGCCGTGGTGGCCACGATGCTGCTGCACGAGGAGCCCTCGATGGAGGCGGCGCTGGGGGTGGCGCTCAGGGCCAACCTGCGCCAGGGCCGCCTGCAccacctgcagcagctggagcagttCATCGACAGCCTCGACTCCGTGGGCTCCAGCGGCCTCTGAGGGCTTTGGGCCCTCCTGCCCTGCGACAGGGCGGTGACGGCGCCCTGGGGTGCTCGGGAGCCTGCAGGGTGAGGTGGGAGGCGTTGGCAGCCCCCGCGGAGAAGGAGGGCGAGCGggatgtgtttggttttttggccctgcccaaagccctgagggCAGCCAAAGCGTCGCTGGTTTGA
- the TOMM6 gene encoding mitochondrial import receptor subunit TOM6 homolog — protein MAAVAAAGAGAAGAAGAVAAPPRGIRTWLRSAFRFATDRNDFRRNLLLNLGLFAAGVWVARNLTDIDLMAPQPVP, from the exons atggcggcggtggcggcggccggAGCGGGAGCCGCGGGAGCGGCCGGGGCGGTGGCGGCCCCGCCGCGGGGCATCCGCACCTGGCTGCGCAGCGCCTTCCGCTTCGCCACCGACCGCAACGACTTCCGCAG GAACCTGCTGCTGAACCTGGGGCTCTTTGCCGCCGGGGTCTGGGTGGCCCGGAACCTCACCGACATCGACCTGATGGCGCCGCAGCCCGTGCCGTAG
- the LOC134430181 gene encoding basic proline-rich protein-like → MCMQQSAWPARPVPTSSLSARPSPSPRGCRGRSGPRQGDKRRNPRGRAGWPRLEPAPQPPERLSRRECRGIGGRRAGRRRAASGGDDLGGQRPWETLPQGHEVTDGQTDPPGGDSSGAGTAAKRIPQLPEAPSASMFHPPGCRRSFPREPAPWWDGPWPCPPDGPEDTWDGPPWDGPPWDEPPWDEPPWDEPPWDGPPWDEPPWDGPPWDGPPWDGPPWEQQPRRRRRRRGPPSPRAFPGPGDVPWNEEEQDRRWAPPECPLPPPWPDRAAVPGAEGDFGECWYQDPPPDPWPEYPEEKQPQPQPQPWPPSGPAGNPGNFPQHRPPWSHHPAGTRRSRPRQLLPVPRAWCPRPSRGHKPRSRRSQPGARKEPQPPEPPQRPEPPPGAAERQEQPQDVPAGTGGVLEPPNPARSPLESPAADGGADPGAAELQVELGAGHSPVGSQDQGPCAPGADPAPPEETSRNPEIQEHLEAEPCGVPRAGGGHGSPPQSPAAPPDPARREILECSSSGEAELSPRSCGAGETEARAAQAGPLQSLHPPENPQLPPGPAAEPKAQPSRAAPAACTPPETSTAPQSPPGAGATNQVRGRGVPSVPPGLGALPEPRGVPVAAGCGV, encoded by the exons ATGTGCATGCAGCAATCCGCATGGCCGGCCCGACCAGTTCCGACCAGTTCCTTATCAGCGCGtcccagcccaagcccccgcGGCTGCCGGGGCCGTTCCGGGCCGCGACAAGGTGATAAACGCAGAAATCCTCGGGGCAGGGCGGGATGGCCGCGCCTGGAaccagccccgcagcccccggaGCGCCTTTCCCGGCGGGAATGCCGGGGGATAGGGGGGAGGAGAGCCGGGAGGCGCCGGGCTGCCTCGGGAGGGGATGATCTGGGTGGGCAGCGGCCTTGGGAGACCCTCCCGCAGGGCCACGAGgtgacggacggacagacggacccGCCGGGAGGGGACAGCAGCGGCGCCGGCACGGCAGCAAAG CGGATCCCGCAGCTCCCGGAGGCGCCCTCGGCCAGCATGTTCCACCCGccgggctgcaggaggagcttccccAGGGAG CCTGCTCCGTGGTGGGATGGGCCGTGGCCGTGTCCCCCTGATGGCCCTGAGGACACCTGGGATGGGCCACCTTGGGACGGGCCACCTTGGGATGAACCACCTTGGGATGAACCACCTTGGGATGAACCACCATGGGATGGGCCACCATGGGATGAACCACCATGGGATGGGCCACCATGGGATGGGCCACCATGGGATGGGCCACCatgggagcagcagcccaggagacgCCGGCGCAGGAGGGGCCCG cccagccccagagcctTCCCTGGCCCTGGGGACGTGCCCTGGAACGAGGAGGAGCAGGACAGGAGGTGGGCACCCCCCGAGTGTCCCCTGCCACCGCCCTGGCCTGACAGAGCAGCCGTGCCAGGAGCTGAGGGTGACTTTGGAGAGTGCTGGTACCAG GATCCGCCGCCTGACCCCTGGCCTGAGTACCCCGAGGagaagcagccccagccccagccccagccctggcccccgTCCGGCCCTGCAGG GAATCCAGGGAATTTCCCCCAGCACCGCCCGCCCTGGAGCCACCACCCGGCTGGGACACGACGGAGCCGCCCCCGGCAGCTGCTCCCGGTGCCCCGGGCGTGGTGTCCCCGACCCTCCCGAG GGCACAAGCCGCGCTCCAGGAGGAGCCAGCCCGGGGCCAGGAAGGAGCCGCAGCCCCCGGAGCCTCCCCAGCGCCCGGAGCCgcccccaggggctgcagagaggcaggagcagccGCAG GATGTGCCAGCGGGGACTGGGGGTGTTCTGGAGCCCCCCAACCCGGCCAGGAGCCCTCTGGAGAGCCCAGCTGCTGATGGTGGTGCTGATcctggtgctgcagagctgcag GtggagctgggagctgggcacagccccgtGGGCAGCCAGGATCAgggtccctgtgctccaggagcagatccagcccctcctgaggagACTTCCAGGAATCCTGAGATCCAGGAGCACCTTGAG GCGGAGCCGtgcggtgtccccagggctggcggCGGTCACGGGTCACCTCCCCAGAGCCCGGCAGCCCCTCCAGACCCTGCCAGGAGGGAAATCCTGgagtgcagcagctctggggaggcagagctcagccctcgttcctgtggggctggggaaactgaggcacgagctgcccaggctggg cctctgcagagccttcatcCTCCTGAGAACCCTCAGCTTCCTCCAGGACCTGCAGCAgagcccaaagcccagcccagccgagcTGCTCCAGCCGCCTGCACCCCACCAGAGACCTCCACAGCGCCCCAGAGCCCACCTGGGGCTGGTGCCACCAACCAGGTACGGGGtcggggtgtccccagtgtccccccggGCTTGGGGGCGCTGCCAGAACCCAGGGGGGTCCCTGTGGCTGCGGGATGTGGGGTTTAG